One window of Prochlorococcus marinus XMU1405 genomic DNA carries:
- the nrdR gene encoding transcriptional regulator NrdR gives MQCPTCQNTDSRVLESRSADSGKSVRRRRECLNCSFRFTTYERVETMPVSVIKKDGGRELFDKQKLFTGISRACEKTNFSSEAIINFVDGIESQIVQDSNKDIKSSQIGELILKNLRKENEVAYIRYASVYRKFNGVKDFISTLESLKGSSKNQLASIL, from the coding sequence ATGCAGTGTCCAACCTGTCAAAACACAGATAGCAGAGTTTTGGAATCAAGATCTGCTGATAGTGGTAAAAGTGTTCGAAGAAGAAGAGAGTGCTTAAATTGCAGCTTTAGATTCACAACTTATGAAAGAGTGGAAACAATGCCAGTTTCAGTTATAAAGAAAGACGGTGGCAGAGAATTATTTGATAAACAAAAATTATTTACTGGCATATCAAGGGCATGCGAAAAGACTAACTTCAGTAGTGAAGCAATTATTAATTTCGTAGATGGAATTGAATCACAAATCGTTCAAGACTCTAATAAAGATATTAAATCTTCACAAATCGGAGAATTAATACTTAAAAATCTTAGGAAAGAAAACGAAGTCGCCTATATAAGATACGCCTCAGTTTACAGAAAATTTAATGGGGTAAAAGATTTTATTTCTACTCTTGAATCTCTAAAAGGAAGTTCAAAAAACCAATTAGCTTCAATTTTATAA
- a CDS encoding 30S ribosomal protein S1, which produces MNENSSQTIKELSEDQEIKNSTELKNDSTSQNEEDLSFEKSDIPSADSSSSRINTDFDNAGFTQEEFASLLGKYDYNFKPGDLVKGTVFALEPKGAMIDIGAKTAAFMPVQEVSINRVEGLNDVLQPSESREFFIMSEENEDGQLALSIRRIEYQRAWERVRQLQKEDATIYSEVFATNRGGALVRVEGLRGFIPGSHISARKIKDDLEGEYLPLKFLEVDEERNRLVLSHRRALVEKKMNRLEVGEVVVGSVKGIKPYGAFIDIGGVSGLLHISEISHEHIETPHNVLNVSDQMKVMIIDLDSERGRISLSTKALEPEPGDMLTDPQKVFSKAEEMAAKYKQMLFEQTDENEEISTASAETV; this is translated from the coding sequence ATGAACGAAAATTCTTCCCAAACCATTAAAGAACTTTCTGAGGATCAAGAAATAAAAAATTCGACTGAGTTAAAAAATGATTCCACCTCTCAAAATGAGGAAGATTTATCATTCGAGAAGAGCGATATACCTTCTGCAGACTCTTCCTCTAGCAGAATAAATACTGATTTTGACAACGCAGGATTCACACAAGAAGAATTTGCATCACTTTTGGGTAAGTATGACTATAACTTTAAGCCTGGCGATTTAGTTAAAGGTACAGTTTTTGCTCTAGAGCCAAAAGGGGCCATGATAGATATAGGGGCAAAAACAGCTGCTTTTATGCCTGTTCAGGAGGTTTCAATAAATAGAGTTGAAGGACTTAATGATGTTTTACAACCTTCAGAAAGTAGAGAATTTTTCATAATGAGCGAAGAAAATGAAGATGGCCAATTAGCCCTCTCCATTCGAAGAATTGAATATCAAAGAGCATGGGAAAGGGTTAGACAACTTCAAAAAGAAGATGCGACTATATATTCTGAAGTTTTTGCAACAAACAGAGGAGGGGCTCTCGTCAGAGTAGAAGGCTTGAGAGGTTTTATCCCAGGCTCTCATATAAGTGCTCGAAAAATCAAAGATGACTTAGAAGGTGAATATTTACCTTTAAAATTTCTTGAAGTTGATGAAGAGAGAAATAGATTAGTACTAAGTCATAGAAGAGCTTTGGTTGAGAAGAAAATGAACCGACTTGAGGTAGGCGAAGTTGTTGTTGGTTCTGTAAAAGGTATTAAACCTTATGGAGCGTTTATTGATATTGGTGGAGTTAGTGGTCTATTGCACATTTCTGAGATTAGTCATGAACATATTGAGACTCCTCATAATGTTTTAAATGTGAGTGACCAAATGAAAGTAATGATAATTGACCTTGATTCAGAAAGAGGACGAATTTCATTATCAACTAAAGCACTTGAACCTGAACCAGGAGATATGCTAACTGACCCTCAAAAAGTTTTTAGTAAAGCTGAAGAAATGGCTGCTAAATATAAACAAATGTTATTTGAACAAACTGACGAGAACGAAGAGATCTCCACAGCTTCAGCTGAAACAGTATAA
- a CDS encoding TVP38/TMEM64 family protein has protein sequence MNKIQKFLSVVFFIAIFVVLIYLIQNYGIEPLRNKIESMGIWAPFGIFILRGVSIILPALPSSAYSLLAGSLLGFQKGYMTIIFSDIVFCQAAFFIARNYGRVPVRNLVGPKAMKKIESFNQNQLEENFFLMTGLLMTGLFDFLSYAIGIGGTRWKIFTPALLISLLISDSILVAVGAGVSQGAGLLLGIALLGMFALATISGLAKNKMPK, from the coding sequence ATGAATAAAATACAAAAATTTCTCTCAGTAGTTTTTTTTATAGCAATATTCGTTGTATTGATTTACTTAATCCAAAATTATGGGATTGAACCTCTTAGAAACAAAATAGAAAGTATGGGAATTTGGGCGCCTTTTGGAATATTCATACTTAGAGGAGTAAGTATTATTTTGCCCGCTCTTCCAAGTTCAGCTTATTCTCTGCTAGCTGGTTCATTATTAGGATTTCAAAAAGGTTATATGACAATAATCTTTTCTGATATTGTTTTTTGCCAAGCTGCTTTCTTTATTGCAAGAAATTATGGTCGGGTTCCTGTACGTAATTTAGTAGGCCCAAAAGCAATGAAAAAGATAGAAAGTTTTAATCAAAACCAGCTAGAAGAAAATTTCTTTCTCATGACAGGTCTTCTAATGACTGGCCTTTTTGATTTTCTAAGCTACGCAATTGGTATTGGAGGAACTCGATGGAAAATATTTACTCCTGCATTATTAATAAGTCTTCTAATCAGTGACTCTATACTTGTCGCAGTAGGAGCTGGAGTTAGTCAGGGAGCAGGATTACTTCTTGGGATTGCTCTATTGGGAATGTTTGCTTTAGCGACTATTTCAGGATTGGCAAAAAATAAAATGCCTAAATAA
- a CDS encoding photosystem II reaction center protein T, translating to MEAFAYVLILTLAVVTLFFAVAFRDPPKFDKK from the coding sequence ATGGAAGCTTTTGCTTACGTTCTTATTTTAACTCTCGCAGTTGTTACCTTATTCTTTGCTGTAGCCTTTAGAGATCCACCTAAATTCGATAAAAAATGA
- the psbB gene encoding photosystem II chlorophyll-binding protein CP47: MGLPWYRVHTVVINDPGRLLAVHLMHTALLAGWAGSMALYELAIFDPSDAVLNPMWRQGMYVMPFMARLGITSSWNGWDITGATGVDPGFWSFEGVAAAHIVFSGLLMLASIWHWTYWDLDLWEDSRTGEPALDLPRIFGIHLLLAGLTCFGFGAFHCANVGIWVSDPYGLTGHVEPVAPSWGVDGFNPFNPGGIVANHIAAGLMGIIGGIFHITNRPGERLYRALKLGSLEGVLASALAAVLFVSFVVAGTMWYGSATTPVELFGPTRYQWDSGYFKTEINRRVQAAIDNGATKEEAYASIPEKLAFYDYVGNSPAKGGLFRVGALVNGDGLPTGWQGHIAFQDKEGNELEVRRIPNFFENFPVILEDKEGNVRADIPFRRAEAKYSFEQTGITATIYGGDLNGQTFTDPAVVKRLARKAQLGEAFKFDRETYKSDGVFRSSPRAWFTYAHLCFGLLFLFGHWWHASRTLYRNSFAGIDAEIGDQVEFGLFKKLGDESTRRIPGRV; this comes from the coding sequence ATGGGATTGCCTTGGTATCGAGTTCACACAGTAGTTATTAATGACCCAGGTCGACTACTTGCTGTGCATCTTATGCATACTGCATTATTAGCCGGCTGGGCCGGTTCTATGGCTCTTTATGAATTAGCCATTTTTGATCCTTCTGATGCTGTTCTCAATCCAATGTGGAGACAGGGAATGTACGTTATGCCGTTCATGGCAAGGCTTGGTATCACAAGTAGTTGGAACGGATGGGATATTACTGGTGCTACAGGAGTTGACCCTGGATTCTGGAGTTTTGAAGGGGTTGCAGCAGCACACATAGTATTTAGTGGATTATTAATGTTGGCCTCAATTTGGCACTGGACATATTGGGACTTAGATTTATGGGAAGATTCAAGAACTGGTGAGCCTGCTCTTGATCTGCCAAGAATATTCGGAATTCATCTTCTTCTAGCTGGACTCACATGCTTTGGCTTTGGAGCTTTTCATTGCGCTAACGTAGGAATTTGGGTTTCTGATCCTTATGGTTTAACTGGCCATGTAGAGCCTGTTGCTCCTTCATGGGGGGTAGATGGTTTTAACCCCTTTAACCCAGGAGGAATAGTTGCAAATCATATCGCAGCGGGACTTATGGGGATTATTGGTGGTATTTTTCACATCACTAATAGGCCAGGGGAAAGACTTTATAGAGCATTAAAACTTGGAAGTCTTGAAGGAGTTCTGGCTAGTGCTCTAGCTGCAGTGCTATTTGTATCTTTCGTTGTAGCAGGAACAATGTGGTATGGTTCAGCCACAACTCCAGTCGAGTTATTTGGTCCTACTAGATATCAATGGGACTCTGGCTATTTCAAAACTGAAATTAATAGAAGGGTTCAAGCTGCTATAGACAATGGTGCCACTAAAGAAGAGGCATATGCATCTATTCCAGAGAAATTAGCCTTCTACGACTACGTTGGAAATAGTCCTGCTAAAGGAGGATTATTCAGAGTTGGAGCTCTTGTTAATGGTGATGGTTTACCAACAGGTTGGCAGGGTCACATTGCATTCCAAGACAAGGAAGGTAATGAATTAGAAGTTAGAAGAATACCTAATTTCTTTGAAAACTTCCCAGTTATACTTGAAGATAAAGAAGGTAATGTAAGAGCAGATATTCCATTTAGAAGAGCCGAAGCGAAGTATTCATTTGAGCAAACTGGCATTACAGCAACTATCTATGGAGGAGACTTAAATGGTCAAACATTTACTGATCCTGCAGTAGTTAAAAGATTAGCTAGAAAAGCACAGCTTGGAGAAGCATTCAAGTTCGATAGAGAGACATATAAATCAGATGGTGTATTCCGAAGCTCCCCAAGAGCATGGTTTACATATGCACATCTATGTTTCGGATTGCTATTCTTGTTTGGCCACTGGTGGCATGCTTCAAGAACTCTTTACAGAAATTCATTCGCTGGAATTGATGCTGAGATTGGTGACCAAGTTGAATTTGGTTTATTCAAGAAACTTGGTGACGAATCCACAAGAAGAATCCCAGGAAGGGTTTAA
- a CDS encoding FGGY-family carbohydrate kinase: MPDNFYGGLDFGTSGARISIINFHKELIYSNSVPYLCSFKNPNSWTNSCEKLLGCLPIEVRSNLQKLAISGTSGTLTASNLRGEPIGEAISYDQACNENKILLESLTSGEDHLRTPYSSLAKALKLIDKYGTNILLRHQSDWITGWFLKDWTYGEEGNNLKLGWDLKKESWPKSYLNTSWGKCLPQIIKSGKIIGQVNFDLAERFNLNKNLILISGTTDSNASVIAAGLGKEDGLTVLGTTIVVKKIIDNPIKKQGITNHRVNGNWICGGASNAGCGILSQFFSDLEIKELSRQINPSKNTSLNLLPLNSKGERFPVNDSNLKPILCPRPVSDSLYLHALFEGLAKIELKGWEKLGELTGSLPKKIITIGGGSKNPQWRKIRENIINIPIVSCKKTTSFGTALLAMNSK, translated from the coding sequence ATGCCTGATAATTTTTATGGGGGATTAGATTTTGGAACTAGTGGCGCAAGAATATCTATAATAAATTTTCATAAAGAATTGATATATTCAAATTCAGTTCCTTATTTATGTAGCTTTAAAAATCCAAATTCTTGGACTAATTCTTGTGAAAAACTCTTAGGGTGTTTACCTATTGAGGTAAGAAGTAACCTTCAAAAATTGGCTATATCTGGCACATCAGGAACCTTAACGGCATCAAATTTACGAGGAGAGCCAATAGGAGAAGCAATATCTTATGACCAAGCATGTAATGAAAATAAGATCCTTCTTGAATCATTAACTTCTGGAGAAGATCATCTGCGAACTCCATACAGTAGTCTTGCTAAAGCATTAAAACTAATAGATAAATATGGGACAAATATACTTTTACGACATCAATCTGATTGGATCACTGGTTGGTTTTTAAAAGATTGGACTTATGGAGAAGAAGGTAATAATCTAAAACTTGGTTGGGATCTAAAAAAAGAATCATGGCCAAAAAGCTATCTCAATACTTCATGGGGGAAATGCCTGCCTCAAATAATAAAAAGTGGGAAAATTATTGGACAAGTGAATTTTGATTTAGCAGAGAGATTTAACTTGAATAAGAATTTAATATTAATCTCAGGCACTACTGACTCTAATGCAAGTGTGATAGCTGCAGGTTTAGGCAAAGAAGATGGTCTTACGGTTTTAGGAACAACTATTGTAGTTAAGAAAATTATTGATAATCCTATAAAAAAACAAGGAATTACAAACCATAGAGTAAACGGCAATTGGATATGTGGAGGAGCATCAAACGCAGGCTGTGGTATATTGTCTCAGTTTTTCTCTGATTTAGAAATAAAAGAACTCAGTCGACAAATAAATCCATCAAAAAACACTTCTTTAAATCTTTTACCTCTTAATAGTAAAGGAGAAAGATTTCCTGTTAATGATTCTAATTTAAAGCCGATACTTTGTCCAAGGCCAGTAAGCGACTCACTTTATTTACATGCATTATTCGAGGGTCTAGCTAAGATCGAATTGAAAGGATGGGAAAAGCTAGGCGAACTAACAGGTTCACTTCCAAAAAAAATTATTACTATTGGTGGAGGCTCAAAAAACCCTCAGTGGAGAAAAATAAGAGAAAATATTATCAATATACCAATAGTTTCATGTAAAAAAACTACTTCATTTGGGACAGCCTTGTTAGCGATGAACTCAAAATAA
- the metK gene encoding methionine adenosyltransferase, whose protein sequence is MSDFIFTSESVTEGHPDKICDQISDAVLDALLTEDPESRVACETVVNTGLCLLTGEITSKAKIDYIKLVRNVIKEIGYEGYRAGGFDANSCAVLVALDEQSPDISQGVNEADDINDDLEDNTGAGDQGIMFGYACDETPELMPLPISLAHRLAIQLSKVRHENVLNYLLPDGKTQVSIDYKNGVPLSINTILISTQHNPEIDGITNEEEIRQRIKEDLWKNVVIPATEDLEIKPNIHTTRFLVNPTGKFVVGGPQGDAGLTGRKIIVDTYGGYARHGGGAFSGKDPTKVDRSAAYAARYVAKSIVKAKLAKKAEVQLSYAIGVAKPISILVETFDTGVISQANLTELINKNFDLRPAAIIKEFDLRNLPQKMGGTFFRKTASYGHFGRRDLDLPWEKVEEKAAQLAEASKVFL, encoded by the coding sequence ATGAGTGATTTCATTTTCACTTCAGAATCTGTAACTGAAGGTCATCCTGACAAAATATGTGATCAAATTAGTGACGCTGTTTTAGACGCTTTATTGACAGAAGATCCAGAAAGCAGAGTTGCATGTGAAACTGTTGTAAATACGGGTCTTTGTTTACTTACTGGAGAAATAACTTCAAAAGCAAAAATCGATTATATAAAACTTGTTAGAAATGTAATTAAAGAAATTGGATATGAGGGCTATAGAGCAGGTGGTTTTGACGCAAATAGTTGTGCAGTTTTAGTAGCACTTGACGAGCAATCACCAGATATTTCTCAAGGAGTAAACGAAGCAGATGATATTAACGATGATTTGGAAGATAATACAGGTGCTGGCGACCAAGGCATAATGTTCGGCTATGCATGCGATGAGACGCCTGAATTAATGCCCTTACCGATTAGCTTGGCTCATAGATTAGCCATTCAACTTTCTAAGGTAAGGCACGAAAACGTACTTAATTATCTACTCCCTGATGGTAAAACTCAAGTAAGTATTGATTATAAAAATGGAGTACCACTATCGATTAATACCATTTTAATTTCAACTCAACATAATCCTGAGATAGATGGTATTACAAATGAAGAAGAAATTCGTCAAAGAATAAAAGAAGATTTATGGAAGAATGTTGTAATTCCTGCTACTGAAGATTTAGAAATCAAACCAAACATTCATACAACAAGATTTCTAGTAAATCCCACGGGCAAATTTGTCGTAGGGGGGCCTCAAGGTGATGCCGGACTTACTGGAAGAAAAATTATAGTAGATACATATGGCGGTTACGCAAGACACGGAGGAGGGGCATTTTCGGGTAAAGATCCCACAAAAGTGGATAGATCAGCTGCTTATGCAGCACGTTATGTAGCTAAAAGTATAGTTAAGGCAAAATTAGCAAAAAAGGCAGAAGTACAATTAAGTTATGCAATTGGAGTTGCAAAACCGATCTCCATTCTTGTTGAAACTTTTGATACTGGCGTTATTTCACAAGCTAATTTGACTGAGCTCATTAATAAGAACTTTGATTTAAGGCCAGCAGCAATTATAAAAGAATTTGATCTAAGAAATCTACCTCAAAAAATGGGTGGTACATTTTTCAGAAAGACTGCATCCTATGGACATTTTGGCAGAAGAGATCTAGATCTCCCTTGGGAAAAGGTAGAAGAAAAAGCAGCCCAATTAGCGGAGGCTTCCAAAGTATTTTTATAA